The window CCAGTCCTTAAGACTGACGGATTGATAGAATTATAGCCGGATATGTCTAATTCAACATCAATTCGGAAATCAATCCTTATACGGATCGAATTCATTTGCGCCTGCCATGCAGACACCGACTGGTTTCAGTACATGTAAAACATCGATCGTATCTTCATGGGCATCCAAGACGGATTGCAATTTCCTGTAGACGAATGGGCTTTCGTCCGTACCGCCGCCCCTCAGTTCGACACCAAACCGTTTCACCGCCTTTTCCATCATATCTGGTGAAATTTGGCCGCCTATCCGGGTCCGTTTCTTCCAATTCATCTTCCCGGCGGCTTGGGTCCGGCTCATGATCCGGCCCGCCCCATGGACAGTGCTGTAAAAGGCGTTTTCATTTTCCGCATTATCCTTCCCGCGAACAATGACTGAAATGTCGCCCATGCTACCGCCGATGAATCCAAGCTGGCCCGGTGCGGAAGGTGTCGCCCCTTTCCGCACGACGATCCGCTCTTTGCCGCGATGAGTTTCTTTCCAGGCGAAATTATGATGATTATGCACCTCGAACTCAGATTCTGCACCAAGTATGGCCAACACTTCATCCATCACATAATCGCGTCCCGCGTACGCATATTTTCCGGCAAGCGTCATCGCGCGATAATATAAGTCGCCCAATTCGCTATCGAGGTCAATCAAAGTCGGAGCCTGCTCCATGCTTTCACCCGGCGCTCGGTCGGAAAACTCCATCCCGTTCGCCAAGTTGAGGAAGCCGCTCGCGGTCTTATGGCCGAAACCGCGGCTGCCGAAATGGTTCGCCACCCAGACATCGCCCGTCCTCTCTTCGACGAGCAGATCGACGAAATGATTGCCGGCCCCAACCGTCCCAAGCTGGTCAACCGCCAGTTTCTTCAGCTTGTCGTGCTCCTGCTGACCGATCTGGCGGAATACATTCCAATCAGGATCGTCAAACAGTTCATGGTCGACCCGCTCCTTATTCTTTCGGCCAATGCCGAAGGAAATCCGGGCAGCAATATCGTCCATGATTCGCGGGATATCTTTTTTAATGTCCTCATATTGCAAGTTGGTCCGCACTGCTTTATTGCCGCAAGCGATGTCATAGCCGACACCGGACGGAGAAATTTGATTGTCATAGACAATAACTCCTCCGACGGGTTGGCTGTAGCCATAATGGCCATCTGCGCATAACACACCGCCCGCCACGTTCCCGGTCTGCAAACAATTTTCAAATTGGCGCAACGTATTCGGTTCGTGTTCGCCAAAAATCATTTTTCTCATAGCTTTCTACCTCCTGTCCCTCCATTATTCCATAGGGGATGCGGAAATCCAAAACAGCGGCATCTGGGAATCCACGGATTGCGTTACTAGTCGGGAAGGTTTATAATAATTGAGCAAGTTTCTTGTCCCAGTAGCTCAGTTGGATAGAGCGACAGCCTCCTAAGCTGTAGGTCGCAGGTTCAATTCCTGCCTGGGACGTTCCTAGATCCCTTGATAACAATGAGTTTCCAAGAGTTTTAATTTATCGGTTAATCATCGAAAAAGCTATTTGGGGTTGAAATTTTCTTATTGTTGATAAAGCTTGATAAAAAATAAAAAGAGGAGGCGCGTGTGAGCCCCCTCTTTTTTAATACATTCCTCGTACCCTAATAATATCTACAACCAGAATATTATCTTCTCCAAACGGCCCCTCGACAGAAATAGTGTTCATAATTGAATCTAGGTTGTATTTTTCCTATATAAGTAAATTCTTTTCCTTTTCGCCGGGTCGTGACAATTGCATCGCATTTCCTTTTATATAGATGATTATTTTCAATTGAGAATAAAACTTTTATTTTGCTTGATACTACTTAGCATAAATATATAAATGAGGTGCTAAATGTGTATTACTACAAAGAAGAACTGATCAACCCCATCACTCCTCCCGATAAACCCGACCCCGAAGCCGCTAAAGTAATGCAGGAAATCCTTGGTGGTCACTTTGGAGAAATGCGTACCATGATGCAGTACTTCTTCCAAAGTTCCAATTTCCGAGGTAAGGAAACACAATATCGCGATTTACTTCGTGGTGTATTTTTGGAAGAAATCGCTCATGTCGAGCTTGTACAGAATACAATTAACCAATTATTAAATGATTCAGGTGAATCGGCTATCCCTGGTAATGCCGGAGTCGATCAAGCACCTCTTGATGATGCTGTTAGACATGCAAATCCCCATCATTACATTATTGGTGCTCAAGCCTCTCTTCCTGTAGATGCTGCGGGAAATCCTTGGAACGGCTCTTGGGTTTATAGTCATGGCAATTTGATTAGCGATCTGCTCGATAACCTGGTTTTAGAATCAACCGGCGTCTTGCAAAAATCTCGAATTTACGAAATGAGCTCGAATAAGACATTCCGAGAGACATTAGCTTTCCTAATCGTGAGAGATAACGCACATCAGAACGCTTTTGCAAAAGCATTAGAAACGCTTGGCGTTGAATGGGGTAAGCTTTTCCCTGTCCCGAATTACGATATCAATAAATATCCTGAATGCCGAAAATATGTGGAGTTAGGATATCATAACGCTCAGTTCAACTTCAGATTAGACCCAACTAGAATCGGGGAAATTTTCCAAGGACAGTCCCCTAGTAGAAATAATGATGAACTTAAAGTTACTCCTCCACCCGCTGGATTCCCTGTACCTTTAATGCCTGACATGCCAAATGAACATAGTCCAGGGATTCAAGACATGAATAACTAAATTCGTTCAGTCCCTATACACGGGACTGATTTTTCATCT is drawn from Sporosarcina sp. FSL W7-1349 and contains these coding sequences:
- a CDS encoding RtcB family protein, which codes for MIFGEHEPNTLRQFENCLQTGNVAGGVLCADGHYGYSQPVGGVIVYDNQISPSGVGYDIACGNKAVRTNLQYEDIKKDIPRIMDDIAARISFGIGRKNKERVDHELFDDPDWNVFRQIGQQEHDKLKKLAVDQLGTVGAGNHFVDLLVEERTGDVWVANHFGSRGFGHKTASGFLNLANGMEFSDRAPGESMEQAPTLIDLDSELGDLYYRAMTLAGKYAYAGRDYVMDEVLAILGAESEFEVHNHHNFAWKETHRGKERIVVRKGATPSAPGQLGFIGGSMGDISVIVRGKDNAENENAFYSTVHGAGRIMSRTQAAGKMNWKKRTRIGGQISPDMMEKAVKRFGVELRGGGTDESPFVYRKLQSVLDAHEDTIDVLHVLKPVGVCMAGANEFDPYKD
- a CDS encoding manganese catalase family protein produces the protein MYYYKEELINPITPPDKPDPEAAKVMQEILGGHFGEMRTMMQYFFQSSNFRGKETQYRDLLRGVFLEEIAHVELVQNTINQLLNDSGESAIPGNAGVDQAPLDDAVRHANPHHYIIGAQASLPVDAAGNPWNGSWVYSHGNLISDLLDNLVLESTGVLQKSRIYEMSSNKTFRETLAFLIVRDNAHQNAFAKALETLGVEWGKLFPVPNYDINKYPECRKYVELGYHNAQFNFRLDPTRIGEIFQGQSPSRNNDELKVTPPPAGFPVPLMPDMPNEHSPGIQDMNN